One region of Natrinema salaciae genomic DNA includes:
- a CDS encoding HVO_0649 family zinc finger protein → MPVHRSPFERLREKFDESELRCPACGYVDTEGGWRVTTSGGRVRYQFVCPTCDAVETRELRLD, encoded by the coding sequence ATGCCAGTACACCGATCACCGTTCGAGCGGCTCCGGGAGAAGTTCGACGAGTCGGAACTGCGCTGTCCGGCGTGTGGCTACGTCGACACCGAGGGCGGCTGGCGCGTCACCACCTCGGGCGGGCGAGTCCGCTACCAGTTCGTCTGTCCGACCTGCGACGCCGTCGAGACCAGAGAGCTCCGGCTCGACTGA
- a CDS encoding bacterio-opsin activator domain-containing protein: protein MTDVDADRGGTVDDATGAARALEHVVDPVVAVADGTITYANAAARETFELGDGERDPASALDAYWDRLAAAIDETTVGTARRIDVAGEPGSARVHRGADGATITFDGDDAGRGTDVAAADTDGTPADESDRLVKDRALEEAPVGVTISDPDREDNPLVYVNEAYEAITGYEFDDVVGRNCRFLQGEESDPDAIAEMAAAIDADRPVTVELKNYRKDGTEFWNEVTIAPVRDENGRVTNYVGFQNDITARKEAELALERRTAELEYILDRVEGLIQDVTAVVAGSTDRTELEAEVCSRVADEDAYEGAWIGERNPATGTIDVRSSAGVDPERDTIAIDDDHPAAETLATNDPAVETVDGTTRAAFPLSYNDIEYGVLTVRTDRTVDDRETVILSALARAVASGVNARETSRMLATDAVVAVELELTDQVFAPVALSAAADCRLEYRRSVHRTDDETASLFTVTGADADELLAAAEELSDVDCRVVVERDEECLIELTGSDDLVAWLSERGVRTEAVETEDGRARVTLEIPRSANVRSIVEAVEDRYAGTDVVSFQQRDRDAETRQEFAARLEEALTDRQFGALQRAYLGGYFEWPRPTTGEELAQSMGVSRPTFHEHLRTAEAKLCRAFFGDA from the coding sequence ATGACCGATGTCGACGCGGACCGCGGTGGCACCGTCGACGACGCGACAGGGGCGGCCCGTGCGCTCGAGCACGTGGTCGATCCGGTCGTGGCCGTCGCGGACGGAACGATAACGTACGCGAACGCGGCCGCCCGGGAGACGTTCGAACTCGGCGACGGTGAGCGCGATCCGGCGTCGGCACTCGACGCGTACTGGGATCGGCTCGCAGCCGCGATCGACGAGACGACGGTCGGCACCGCCCGGCGGATCGACGTCGCGGGTGAGCCGGGCAGTGCCCGCGTTCACCGCGGGGCCGACGGTGCGACGATTACGTTCGACGGCGACGACGCCGGTCGCGGAACCGACGTCGCGGCCGCGGACACCGACGGCACCCCGGCAGATGAGAGCGACCGGCTGGTCAAAGACCGCGCGCTCGAGGAAGCACCCGTCGGGGTCACGATCTCCGACCCCGACCGCGAGGACAATCCGCTCGTCTACGTCAACGAGGCGTACGAGGCGATCACCGGGTACGAATTCGACGACGTCGTCGGTCGGAACTGTCGGTTCCTGCAGGGCGAGGAGTCGGACCCGGACGCGATCGCCGAGATGGCGGCGGCGATCGACGCCGACCGACCGGTCACCGTCGAACTGAAAAACTACCGCAAGGACGGCACCGAGTTCTGGAACGAGGTGACGATCGCCCCGGTTCGGGACGAGAACGGCCGCGTGACCAACTACGTCGGCTTCCAGAACGACATCACCGCGCGCAAGGAGGCCGAACTCGCACTCGAGCGGCGGACCGCGGAACTCGAGTACATCCTCGACCGCGTCGAGGGACTGATCCAGGACGTCACGGCCGTCGTCGCTGGCTCGACCGACCGCACGGAGCTCGAGGCCGAAGTTTGCTCGCGGGTCGCCGACGAGGACGCCTACGAGGGCGCCTGGATCGGCGAACGGAATCCCGCGACGGGGACGATCGACGTCCGCTCGAGCGCGGGCGTCGACCCGGAGCGGGATACCATCGCGATCGACGACGACCATCCCGCCGCCGAAACGCTCGCGACGAACGACCCCGCCGTCGAGACCGTCGACGGGACGACCCGCGCCGCGTTTCCGCTGTCGTACAACGACATCGAGTACGGCGTGCTGACGGTCCGGACGGACCGCACCGTCGACGACCGCGAGACGGTTATCCTCTCCGCGCTCGCACGCGCGGTCGCGAGCGGGGTCAACGCCCGCGAAACCAGTCGTATGCTTGCGACCGACGCCGTCGTCGCCGTCGAACTCGAGCTGACCGACCAGGTCTTCGCACCCGTCGCCCTCTCCGCGGCGGCCGACTGTCGACTCGAGTATCGTCGATCGGTCCACCGAACCGACGACGAGACGGCGTCGCTGTTTACCGTCACCGGGGCGGACGCCGACGAACTCCTCGCCGCCGCCGAGGAACTGTCCGACGTCGACTGTCGCGTCGTCGTCGAGCGCGACGAGGAGTGCCTGATCGAACTCACCGGGTCCGACGACCTCGTCGCCTGGCTCTCCGAACGCGGTGTCCGCACGGAAGCCGTCGAGACCGAGGACGGTCGAGCGCGCGTGACCCTCGAGATACCCCGGTCGGCAAACGTCCGCTCGATCGTCGAGGCCGTCGAAGACCGCTACGCCGGGACCGACGTCGTCTCGTTCCAGCAGCGGGACCGCGACGCCGAGACCCGCCAGGAGTTCGCCGCCCGACTCGAGGAGGCGCTGACGGACCGCCAGTTCGGTGCGTTACAGCGGGCCTACCTCGGTGGTTACTTCGAGTGGCCGCGGCCGACGACCGGTGAGGAACTCGCCCAGTCGATGGGCGTCTCGCGGCCGACCTTCCACGAGCACCTGCGGACGGCCGAGGCGAAACTGTGTCGAGCGTTCTTCGGGGACGCCTAG